The nucleotide sequence ACTAATAAATTCAATTGCCCCGCCGAATTCCTTCCTTTTCTTCGCTTTGCTTTTCTTCTCAGGGGTTCTTTTCTTAGGGCTTTTCCGGCTGGGGTTTCTATTAAAGTATCATAGTTTAGCTTCAGGCATACCCTTATCCATCTTATTTCAGTCCTTTATCATTGGAGCGCGCTTTGATATGGTGGTATTAACGTATCTGCTAACTCCTTTTTTTATATTAAGCTCTTTTCCCCTGATAGGACTTTTCCGCCTGAAATGGGGACGGAAAATCATTCTCTCTTTGGTCTTTTTATTCTTAGGTCTCCTTTTCTTCCTTTCCCTGGTGGACCTGGAATATTTCAGCCAGTATGGAACTCACCTTAGCGAATGGGCTTTGGAATATTTAGACCGTCCGGATGTAGTCATTTTCTCTATCTGGGATAACTATCCGGTTGTGCGTTATCTGATCCTGTGGGCACTTCTTTGCTCTCTTTTCATCTTCCTGGTGCTTAGAGTAGGTAGAAACCTTCTGAAAACCAAGAGCACTCGACCATTGTTGAACCAGGCTTTTTATTTTATTTTAGCCCTTGGTTTGCTATTCATCTCCGGGCGAGGCCGGGTGAAACTTGCGCCCATAGATTGGGGCTTGGCATATTTTTCAAAGTATGATTTTGCCAACCAGTTAGCCTTAAATGGGGCTCATACTTTGGGGATGACCTTTCTGGAGGAACATAAGGAAGGCTCTCCAGAATATTTAACTGAGTTCCAGTTTTTTGAAAATAAAGATGCTTTGAACACCGTGCAAAAATTAGTGTTGCAGAAAAATGAACAGTTGCAATACCCTCAAGACTCTATTCTGCGGTCAAGCTCATTTGACGATTCCGAGTTCAGGCTCGACTCGCTCAATAAAGAGAGGATAAAACCCAACGTAGTAATAATTTTTCTGGAGAGCTGGTTAGCTCAGTATGTCGGCTCCTACGGTGCTAAAACAGACGCGACTCCTTTTTTCGACAGCTTAGCCCAGAAATCGCTTTTATTTGACAACTTGTATGCCTCGGGTACACGAACCAACCGTGGGCTTCTCTCGGTCTTATGCGCTTTCCCTTCTCAGCCAGGCGGGACTTTGATGAAAAAGTATAATCACAATCTTCCCTTTATATCCCTTTCGAAAATCCTGAAAGAGAGAGGATATAAAGAGGCTTTCGTCTATGGCGGGGATTTAATGTTCGACAACATGGAGGGGTTTTCCAGGCAGCAAGGGTTTGAACATTTTATCGGCCAGGAAGACTTTCCTCCTGGTGAGTACATCAGTAAATGGGGAGTGCCGGACGACATCGTGTTCTCCAGGGCAGTGAAGGAGTTCGCTAGTTTTAAGGAAAAACCTTTCTTAGGCGTGATAGTCACCTTGAGCAATCATGAACCTTTTGCGGTGCCGGCGTACATGCCTAAACCTTTTTCTCCAGATTTGCCTTACAGCAAATATTTGAACGCTTTTTACTATTCGGACTGGTCCTTAGGCAAGTTTTTTCACGAGGCAGAAAAAGAGCCCTTTTTCGATAACACCATTTTTGTCCTGACTGCAGATCACGGAAAACTTCTCCAGAGCACAAGTGATTTTCCATTGAGCCGTTTTCATATCGCCGCTTTAATTTATTCACCTAAGCTCGCCGGAAAAGAGCCCAGGAGAATCAAAACCGTTGCCAGCCAGACTGACCTTGTGCCCACGGTTTTGGGTTTGTTGGGAGAGCCTGCAGAGCACGAATCCTGGGGAAGAGATATTTTCTCCCTTTCACCTGAGGATAAAGGATTTGCTATGATGGTTGACGGAAAAAAAATCGGCTGGGTCGAAGAGCCTTATTTTTTGGTTGACCGAATCGGCGCCACCACTTCTCTTTATAATTATATTGATGACCCGGAGCAGAAAAAAGACATTTCCTCAGAATATCCGGAGATAACCAAAGAGCTTCAGAAAAAAGAAAGGTCCTTCCTTCAGCTTAGTATTCTACAATCGGCTAAAAAAGGCTTAAAACCAAAAGCGCGTTAAAAGGTAGGGGCATTCCGCCGACGGCGGGACCGTGCCCTTACACGACACGTACCGTAGAGGTATACTATAAGGCAAATTCCCACTTTCTAGCCTAAAAAACTCTTGACAAATATAAAAAATTTACCTTATTACTTTTGAATAAAGCCAGATTATCCACTCTTTCAAGCAAGGAGAGGCAGATGAAAAGTTTCGCTAACAAACCAATTTGTTTACTTGCTGCAGTTTTGCTGTTTCTTGGTTGTTTTGTATATACTGACACAAAGGCAGCAGTGAAAACTGACAAAGGCAAAATAAAAACAGAAGAAAAAGTTAAAGAGGCAGTAAAGCCCGACAAAGAGCAAGCCAAAACAGAAGAAAAAATAGAAATTCAAAGAGACCTGCCACAAAAAGTCGGGGTTCAACCAACTCCACCCCATCCCATTATAGAAAGGGATACATCACTTAAGACTCTTTTTGAAGGTGTGCAGATACCTGACACAGCTAAGTTCTTCCAAGCCCTGATGCGTGGATTCCCAGTTTCGCCCAATGCCCTGGGTGATATGAATCAGGATAGTGTGGTTAATATCTGGGACCTAGTGAGGGTGAGGAATATTTGGTTGGGTATTGGGAATCCGCCAACTCCTTATGAGTCGGTGGAAGGGGATTTGAACCAGGACGGTACGATAAATCATCAGGACGTACTTTTCCTAAGAAATGTGTTACTCGGAAAAACTGGGCCTCCTTATCTTATAGATTCCACTGGAGGTGAGATCAAAGGTGCAGGTGTGACTTTCTCATTCAAGCCTGGTGCAATTGAATCTACAGCAACACTGTGGGTTAAGGATCTTGCAGCAGATTCGACTGGTCTCAATTTTGCCAGTCTTGAGCAAGATAGCATCTACTTTATGAAAGGTTTTGAACTCGTTGGTGATACCGGGTCGATATTAATACCCCCATCCATTCAGATTGAACTACCCTCACTGCCAGCATGCAGTTTGAAAGGAGAAAATCTTCTTATGTATCCTTCTGTTGGGCCGTTCGGGGAGTCGCAGCTTAGCTTTGCTGGAAACCTAACGGTTCTAGATTCTGGTTCCACGTTACTTAAACGACCCCATACATCAGCTGGTAGCATACCCATTCTCGGATATGAGATACCCACGCCGACAGTGACTGTAGCGCAGGGATCTGCAATCCCTGGTGCGTTCTTCGTGTTTAATTGCACAAATATTTCCAAGTTCTCCAATGGTAATCTGTTTGAGTTCCTAACATCTGATGGTTACAAGTTCATCCAAAATCCGACATCGATTGATATTAGTGCTGATAGTAGCTCCTGGATAGTAAAGGTACTCGCTCCATATAATAATCCAGGGCCAGTAGGAGTCCGGTTCAAACTTGCTGTATCTCAGGCTCTATGGATCAATGTAGGCAACGTCACAACGCTTCCTTTACCATCCTTACCACCCGGGTTAGACCAAGACTCAATTATATCGACTACCCTTTCCGCTGCAGATACCTTATGCATTGAATTTTTTGATTATTTGCTGACGCATGAAGGCCGCCTTGACTCTCTCATTCCCGGCTTTACGGGCAGCATTAGAGAGGTAGTGGGTCAGTTAAAATCAGAGATTGAAATCGCGAAAGATTCATTTCTAACATTGAATTTTGACACCAGGCTTGTGATCGCAGAAATTTACTTTTCGAATAACTATGAGCAAGGGATGCGTGCAGGGATAGATAGTTTGAGGTCTCACGGGTTTACCTCCAACCTTAAAGCGGGAAAGATTGCGCTACTAGATGCTGACGTGGAATTGTTGGAGGCTATAGTTTCGAGCTTAGAACTAATCAAGTCGAGCTGCGAAGCAATTATTGAATCTTATATTCTCAAAAAGGTTCCACCAAAAATTATTCCGCCCTGGATCAAAAGTGTCAAAGAGGGTCATGGTTTTGGGAAGGTCATCGCGGATTGGATAAAATCTTATGCTGCTTGGCGGAAATATTTCGAACGGCCAACTTCAGGTTGGATACTAGATCCTTCAACGAAGGCTCGATATAAGAATCTTTGCATAAATTTCTGGAAATACAGAACCAAAAGTGAGAATAAATTTATATCCCACCCTCCTTACCATGATCAAAAACTACGTCCCGAATACGGGGGACGGCGATTACCAACTTCAGACAATTCTGCTGAAACGTCATATCGATCCCAGTTCGTGCAAGAACTGTACAACGACACTACTGTAGATTTAACTCTACCTGAACACCCTCTAACGGGGGCCATTGTAACACCCGACTCAACTTCTGGAATTCCTGGAATTACTGGCATAGTTAATGAATATGGAATAGTTGCTATTCCAGGCATTCGGCCAGGAAGCGACGTCACATTCTCAATGTATGATCCGAAGACAGGACTGTATGAGGCTAAGGTTGCAACAGCTCATGCGCCTGATGTTTCAGAACAGGGTGTCTCCTTTCCTGTTCTATCAATTTTCGACCCTGACACCTCTGTTTACTATTATCCTCTCGCTTTGGGCCAAGCAAAAACCGATACAATTTCTGCAAGTAAGCCCCGAATTGAATACTGGTTCACAGCTACCCAAGCTGATGTTGGCAAGAAAATTAATATTGGTTTCCATTCCGAGGAGGCATTGACTTTCTGGTTTCAGAAACCATCGGGAAGTTTCATAATCAGGGACAGCAGCGCCACCTGTATACTTGAGCGGGAACTATTACTCGACACTGCAGGAACTTATAAAATAACTGTTACATATGGAGTGGCTGGAGGAGATGGACCTTTTGAGGTTGGAGTGAGTTCTATCCCTTATCCCCCGACAAGTTACCTTTGCGGGAACATTGCTGGGGTTTTAACTCCAAACCTATCTCCTTATTATATCGCTGGCGACATAACTGTTAATGGTGGCGACAGTTTGGTAGCAGAACCGGGAGTTAAAGTCTTGCTTCAAACAAGCGCTGCTGTTACAAACCATGGTTATATTCATTTACCGAAATTAGACATTCTTGCAAGCGGGAATTTATCCCACGTACGCGGTGATACAATGGGTGTAAACTTCACGGCAGACACTCTTAAAATAGAGTCGGGAGGCAAGATCGATGTGAGTTGGTGTGGTTATCGAGGGATTAATCGAGATGGGTGGACGGTGAGTCGGGCGGAGACCTATCCTGGTAAATTAGGATCAGCTGAGGGTTGGGGAGGGAGTCATGGTGGGTTTGGAGGAAAGGGTGGATATGGGAGCGGAGATGCGGGGGATGTGTATGATTTGGTAGAAGATCCATTTGCTTTGGGGTCTGGTGGGTCATGGCGTGGTGGAACAGCGGGTACTGGTGGTAATGGGGGTGGTTTGGTACGCATAGAAGCCGACGTATTGGTATTGAACGGTTCGATAGTGGCAGATGGAGGTTATGGCATCGGGTATGGGGCTGGTGGAGCTGGTGGCACTATTAATTTACGTGTTCGGCAGGCCAGTGGGACAGGTACAGTCCAGGCCAATGGTGGTAATGCAGATAATGGCTGGTATACGAATGCTACCGGTGGAGGAGCAGGAGGTAGGATAGCGATACGCTGGCAGACTGGGAGTACAGATGGCTGGACCCTGAAGGTGCAGGGAGGTACTCCTGCTTATAATGGCAGCACGATTGGTGGAGCAGGAACGATTTATCTTTTAGGTCCGAATGATGGAGTAGACGGCAGGTTGATAGTTGACAATTGGGGCCGCAGTGGAGAGACTACTCCGCTTCCTCCAGAGCGGACGCAGTTCAAGTATGCGTCGATCCAGAATGGTGCGAAGTTTACCATAGGTTCTTTGGTGAAACACTTGACCGTATTAGACTCATTGCTGGTAAGAGGGAGTTCAACTCAACTGACCTTATCGGATAGTACCTCGCTGACCACTCCGAAATTGATAGGGCGGAGCAGTTCAGTGACAACCTATGGCAAAGGGTTGACGTTAAATGTGCCAAAGGTCTGGGTGGATAGCAGTGCTTCGTTTATTACAGAGACCAATTTAACTTTTGCCAATGCTACGGACTTTATGTTGACCAATGGAGGTATCTTAGACAATCGTAAGATAGCCACGTTTACCATCCCTCGCTTTGAGCCAGACAACATAGTATCGGGAACATTTAGGAATTGGGGTACTTTGAATGTTACTTCGGATTCTGTAGTG is from Candidatus Zixiibacteriota bacterium and encodes:
- a CDS encoding LTA synthase family protein, with amino-acid sequence LINSIAPPNSFLFFALLFFSGVLFLGLFRLGFLLKYHSLASGIPLSILFQSFIIGARFDMVVLTYLLTPFFILSSFPLIGLFRLKWGRKIILSLVFLFLGLLFFLSLVDLEYFSQYGTHLSEWALEYLDRPDVVIFSIWDNYPVVRYLILWALLCSLFIFLVLRVGRNLLKTKSTRPLLNQAFYFILALGLLFISGRGRVKLAPIDWGLAYFSKYDFANQLALNGAHTLGMTFLEEHKEGSPEYLTEFQFFENKDALNTVQKLVLQKNEQLQYPQDSILRSSSFDDSEFRLDSLNKERIKPNVVIIFLESWLAQYVGSYGAKTDATPFFDSLAQKSLLFDNLYASGTRTNRGLLSVLCAFPSQPGGTLMKKYNHNLPFISLSKILKERGYKEAFVYGGDLMFDNMEGFSRQQGFEHFIGQEDFPPGEYISKWGVPDDIVFSRAVKEFASFKEKPFLGVIVTLSNHEPFAVPAYMPKPFSPDLPYSKYLNAFYYSDWSLGKFFHEAEKEPFFDNTIFVLTADHGKLLQSTSDFPLSRFHIAALIYSPKLAGKEPRRIKTVASQTDLVPTVLGLLGEPAEHESWGRDIFSLSPEDKGFAMMVDGKKIGWVEEPYFLVDRIGATTSLYNYIDDPEQKKDISSEYPEITKELQKKERSFLQLSILQSAKKGLKPKAR
- a CDS encoding dockerin type I domain-containing protein yields the protein MKSFANKPICLLAAVLLFLGCFVYTDTKAAVKTDKGKIKTEEKVKEAVKPDKEQAKTEEKIEIQRDLPQKVGVQPTPPHPIIERDTSLKTLFEGVQIPDTAKFFQALMRGFPVSPNALGDMNQDSVVNIWDLVRVRNIWLGIGNPPTPYESVEGDLNQDGTINHQDVLFLRNVLLGKTGPPYLIDSTGGEIKGAGVTFSFKPGAIESTATLWVKDLAADSTGLNFASLEQDSIYFMKGFELVGDTGSILIPPSIQIELPSLPACSLKGENLLMYPSVGPFGESQLSFAGNLTVLDSGSTLLKRPHTSAGSIPILGYEIPTPTVTVAQGSAIPGAFFVFNCTNISKFSNGNLFEFLTSDGYKFIQNPTSIDISADSSSWIVKVLAPYNNPGPVGVRFKLAVSQALWINVGNVTTLPLPSLPPGLDQDSIISTTLSAADTLCIEFFDYLLTHEGRLDSLIPGFTGSIREVVGQLKSEIEIAKDSFLTLNFDTRLVIAEIYFSNNYEQGMRAGIDSLRSHGFTSNLKAGKIALLDADVELLEAIVSSLELIKSSCEAIIESYILKKVPPKIIPPWIKSVKEGHGFGKVIADWIKSYAAWRKYFERPTSGWILDPSTKARYKNLCINFWKYRTKSENKFISHPPYHDQKLRPEYGGRRLPTSDNSAETSYRSQFVQELYNDTTVDLTLPEHPLTGAIVTPDSTSGIPGITGIVNEYGIVAIPGIRPGSDVTFSMYDPKTGLYEAKVATAHAPDVSEQGVSFPVLSIFDPDTSVYYYPLALGQAKTDTISASKPRIEYWFTATQADVGKKINIGFHSEEALTFWFQKPSGSFIIRDSSATCILERELLLDTAGTYKITVTYGVAGGDGPFEVGVSSIPYPPTSYLCGNIAGVLTPNLSPYYIAGDITVNGGDSLVAEPGVKVLLQTSAAVTNHGYIHLPKLDILASGNLSHVRGDTMGVNFTADTLKIESGGKIDVSWCGYRGINRDGWTVSRAETYPGKLGSAEGWGGSHGGFGGKGGYGSGDAGDVYDLVEDPFALGSGGSWRGGTAGTGGNGGGLVRIEADVLVLNGSIVADGGYGIGYGAGGAGGTINLRVRQASGTGTVQANGGNADNGWYTNATGGGAGGRIAIRWQTGSTDGWTLKVQGGTPAYNGSTIGGAGTIYLLGPNDGVDGRLIVDNWGRSGETTPLPPERTQFKYASIQNGAKFTIGSLVKHLTVLDSLLVRGSSTQLTLSDSTSLTTPKLIGRSSSVTTYGKGLTLNVPKVWVDSSASFITETNLTFANATDFMLTNGGILDNRKIATFTIPRFEPDNIVSGTFRNWGTLNVTSDSVV